Proteins encoded within one genomic window of Bradyrhizobium sp. AZCC 1719:
- the fcl gene encoding GDP-L-fucose synthase, which translates to MASLPFELTGKTVYVAGHRGMVGAALVRRLAREDVELLTTPRNEVDLRDQAAVNRWFAANRPQAVFLAAAKVGGIVANNTLRAEFLYDNLAIAANVIHAAHVYGAEKLMFLGSSCIYPKLAPQPLHEDSMLTGPLEPTNEPYAIAKIAGIKMVEAYRSQYGADFINVMPTNLYGRGDNYHPEYSHVVAALIRRFHEAKVSGAKEVVVWGTGTPRREFLYVDDLADACIHLMKTYSASELVNIGTGEDITIAEFARVVAATVGYSGEIGFDASRPDGTPRKLLDVSRLAKLGWRASTKLEDGIRLAYQAFLSEGQQ; encoded by the coding sequence ATGGCAAGCCTGCCGTTTGAGCTGACGGGCAAGACCGTCTACGTCGCCGGCCACCGCGGCATGGTCGGCGCCGCGCTGGTGCGCCGGCTGGCGCGGGAAGACGTCGAACTGCTGACGACGCCCCGCAATGAGGTCGATCTGCGCGATCAGGCCGCGGTCAACCGCTGGTTTGCCGCCAACCGGCCCCAGGCGGTGTTTCTGGCGGCCGCCAAGGTCGGCGGCATCGTCGCCAACAACACCCTGCGCGCCGAATTCCTCTACGACAATCTGGCGATTGCAGCGAACGTGATCCATGCCGCGCATGTCTACGGCGCCGAGAAGCTGATGTTCTTAGGCTCCTCCTGCATCTATCCCAAGCTGGCGCCGCAGCCGCTGCACGAGGATTCCATGCTGACGGGGCCGCTGGAACCGACCAACGAACCCTATGCGATTGCCAAGATCGCCGGCATCAAGATGGTGGAGGCCTATCGCAGCCAGTACGGCGCCGACTTCATCAATGTGATGCCGACCAATCTGTACGGGCGCGGCGACAATTATCATCCCGAATACAGCCACGTCGTCGCCGCGCTGATCCGCCGCTTTCACGAGGCCAAGGTTTCTGGCGCGAAGGAGGTCGTGGTCTGGGGCACCGGCACGCCGCGGCGCGAATTCCTCTATGTCGACGACCTCGCGGACGCCTGCATCCATCTGATGAAGACCTATTCGGCGAGCGAGTTGGTCAATATCGGCACCGGCGAGGACATCACGATCGCCGAATTCGCCCGCGTCGTCGCGGCGACGGTCGGCTACAGCGGCGAGATCGGTTTTGATGCCTCGCGCCCGGACGGTACCCCGCGCAAGCTGCTCGATGTCAGCCGGCTGGCCAAACTCGGCTGGCGCGCCAGCACGAAGCTCGAGGACGGCATCCGGCTCGCCTACCAGGCGTTCCTGAGTGAAGGACAACAATAG
- a CDS encoding metallophosphoesterase family protein has translation MSRTYAIPDLHGRLDLLDRAIDAIARHAEGVASTIITLGDYVDRGPQSRQVVERLMSWRPDDSKVVNLKGNHEAMMCAVCENRAELDWWIRNGAGETLASYGQSPMLPDLRAIPADHLDWIANLPLMHVDRHRVFVHAAVDPKIPLEQQNEETLLWKRYPLGADVGHGHRYVVHGHHADTRAPIAGKHKTNLDGLAWKTGRLVIGVFEDDRPGGASEHLECFGREM, from the coding sequence GTGAGCCGAACGTACGCCATACCCGACCTTCACGGCCGGCTGGATCTTCTGGATCGCGCAATCGACGCGATTGCCCGGCATGCCGAGGGGGTGGCTTCCACGATCATAACCCTGGGCGACTATGTCGACCGCGGGCCGCAGAGTAGGCAGGTCGTCGAGCGTCTCATGAGTTGGAGACCAGATGACTCCAAGGTCGTCAATCTGAAGGGCAACCACGAAGCCATGATGTGCGCGGTCTGTGAAAACAGGGCCGAGCTCGACTGGTGGATCAGGAATGGGGCAGGTGAGACGCTGGCATCGTATGGCCAAAGCCCAATGCTCCCGGATTTGCGAGCGATCCCGGCTGATCATCTGGATTGGATCGCCAATCTCCCGCTGATGCATGTCGATCGGCACCGGGTATTCGTTCACGCTGCAGTCGATCCGAAGATTCCGCTTGAACAGCAGAACGAGGAAACGTTGCTTTGGAAGCGTTATCCGCTCGGCGCTGACGTCGGCCATGGGCATCGGTATGTCGTACATGGTCACCATGCAGATACGCGTGCGCCCATTGCGGGCAAGCACAAGACCAATCTGGACGGGCTGGCCTGGAAGACGGGGCGCTTGGTGATCGGGGTATTTGAGGACGACCGGCCGGGCGGCGCCTCCGAGCACCTCGAATGCTTCGGCCGCGAAATGTAG
- the epsI gene encoding exosortase-associated protein EpsI, V-type, with amino-acid sequence MKYPRIQIILACIAIVGCAVLATVLAPRQLMARTSASPSLETVIPRQFGTWKLVPEISPVRPADPDAYVQPDPLAGKIYSQEVGRGYTDGHGNIVMLMVAYGPVQNYRLKSHRPEICYTANGFRISEKADAAISYRNGAQPIKMTRLVAARESRFEPVTYWLRVGNDIANGVVDHQLSRLKYGLRGIIPDGALIRVSTIGLPKDVSYKLQDQFIRDLLAAIPPQELRFFTGAS; translated from the coding sequence ATGAAATACCCTCGTATTCAAATCATACTGGCATGTATCGCAATCGTGGGATGCGCCGTGCTGGCGACCGTACTGGCGCCCCGTCAACTGATGGCCCGTACGTCGGCCTCCCCCAGCCTCGAAACCGTCATTCCGCGCCAATTTGGAACCTGGAAGCTGGTTCCCGAAATTAGTCCGGTCCGGCCAGCAGATCCAGACGCGTACGTTCAGCCGGACCCGCTCGCTGGAAAGATCTACAGCCAGGAAGTTGGTCGGGGCTATACGGACGGGCATGGCAACATCGTCATGCTGATGGTCGCGTACGGTCCGGTGCAGAACTATCGGCTGAAGTCGCACCGTCCGGAGATTTGTTATACCGCCAACGGCTTCCGGATTTCGGAAAAAGCGGATGCCGCGATCAGCTATCGCAATGGCGCGCAACCCATCAAGATGACTCGATTGGTTGCGGCAAGGGAGTCGCGCTTCGAACCGGTGACTTACTGGCTGCGGGTCGGTAATGACATCGCCAATGGCGTCGTCGATCATCAGTTGAGCCGGCTGAAGTATGGCCTGCGCGGGATCATTCCCGATGGTGCCCTGATCAGGGTCTCCACGATCGGTCTGCCGAAGGATGTATCATACAAACTACAGGACCAATTTATCCGCGATCTGCTTGCCGCCATTCCGCCTCAGGAACTCAGGTTCTTTACCGGCGCGAGCTGA
- the gmd gene encoding GDP-mannose 4,6-dehydratase: MTVEHSKQRVALITGATGQDGAYLAEYLLGLGYEVHGIKRRSSSFNTARIDHLYQDPHSRKVPFLLHYGDMTDSTNLIRLMQQIRPTEIYNLAAQSHVGVSFESPEYTANADAIGVLRLLEAIRILGMEKETRFYQASTSELYGLVQEVPQKETTPFYPRSPYGVAKLYGYWITVNYREAYGMFASNGILFNHESPIRGETFVTRKITRSVARIEVGLNEVLYLGNLEAKRDWGHARDYIEGMHKILQADAPDDFVLATGETRSVREFVELAFAEVGRRIEWRGQGVDETGVDQKSGTTVVRIDPVYFRPTEVDLLVGDASKARDKLGWKPKTSFAQMVKEMVANDLNEAKREVANGKPAV; encoded by the coding sequence ATGACAGTTGAACATTCAAAACAGCGCGTGGCGCTGATCACCGGCGCGACCGGCCAGGACGGCGCCTACTTGGCCGAATATCTGCTCGGCCTCGGCTATGAGGTCCACGGCATCAAGCGGCGGTCGTCCTCGTTCAACACGGCGCGGATCGATCACCTGTACCAGGACCCGCATTCCCGCAAGGTGCCGTTCCTGCTGCATTACGGCGACATGACCGACTCGACCAACCTGATCCGGCTGATGCAGCAGATCCGGCCGACCGAGATCTACAACCTCGCCGCCCAGAGCCATGTCGGGGTCAGCTTCGAAAGCCCGGAATACACCGCCAACGCCGACGCCATCGGCGTGCTGCGGCTGCTGGAGGCGATCCGCATTCTCGGCATGGAGAAGGAGACGCGGTTCTATCAGGCCTCGACCTCGGAGCTCTATGGCCTGGTGCAGGAGGTGCCGCAGAAGGAGACCACGCCGTTCTACCCGCGCTCGCCTTACGGCGTCGCCAAGCTGTACGGCTACTGGATCACGGTGAACTATCGCGAGGCCTACGGCATGTTTGCCTCGAACGGCATCCTGTTCAACCACGAGAGCCCGATCCGCGGCGAGACCTTTGTCACCCGCAAGATCACCCGCAGCGTCGCCCGCATCGAGGTTGGCCTGAACGAGGTGCTCTATCTCGGCAACCTCGAAGCCAAGCGCGACTGGGGCCATGCGCGGGATTATATCGAGGGCATGCACAAGATCCTGCAGGCCGATGCCCCCGACGATTTCGTGCTGGCGACCGGCGAGACCCGCTCGGTGCGCGAATTCGTCGAACTGGCGTTCGCCGAAGTCGGCCGCCGCATCGAATGGCGCGGCCAGGGCGTCGACGAGACCGGGGTCGACCAAAAATCCGGCACCACCGTGGTCCGCATCGATCCGGTCTATTTCCGCCCCACCGAAGTCGATCTTCTGGTCGGCGATGCCAGCAAGGCGCGCGACAAACTCGGCTGGAAGCCCAAGACGTCGTTCGCCCAGATGGTCAAGGAAATGGTGGCGAACGATCTCAACGAAGCGAAGCGGGAGGTCGCCAATGGCAAGCCTGCCGTTTGA
- a CDS encoding CpsD/CapB family tyrosine-protein kinase gives MLRTQVLQEMDKKSWQFLAVTSPTAGCGKTVTACNLALSISRLPERSVLLVDLDLRRPAVGNYLGIDGNGGVLDVLEGRTPLSSAVMQVSIGPNNMLVLPGSVSSHSSEWMASQTMGAMLQTIKRDFRSRIVIFDLPPMLLGDDVISILPRMDAALLVAGVGNTTVSDIKECQRHLRRTTVVRVVVNKSTEAAGSYYGYY, from the coding sequence ATGCTGCGCACCCAGGTGCTGCAGGAGATGGACAAGAAAAGCTGGCAGTTCCTGGCTGTGACCTCGCCGACCGCCGGGTGCGGAAAGACCGTGACGGCCTGCAATCTTGCACTGAGCATTTCACGCCTGCCGGAGCGGTCGGTGCTGCTGGTCGATCTCGATTTGCGCCGGCCAGCAGTTGGAAATTATCTGGGCATAGACGGCAATGGCGGTGTTCTCGATGTCCTGGAAGGACGCACGCCGCTTTCGTCAGCGGTGATGCAGGTAAGCATCGGTCCCAACAACATGCTGGTGCTGCCCGGATCGGTCTCGTCGCATTCTTCCGAGTGGATGGCTTCGCAGACGATGGGGGCGATGCTGCAGACCATCAAGCGGGATTTCCGGTCACGTATCGTTATCTTCGATCTTCCGCCGATGCTGCTCGGCGATGATGTAATTTCGATCCTGCCTCGAATGGATGCGGCGTTGCTCGTTGCGGGGGTTGGAAACACGACGGTTTCTGACATCAAGGAATGCCAGCGGCATTTGCGACGGACAACCGTTGTCCGCGTCGTTGTGAATAAGTCGACCGAGGCGGCTGGTTCGTACTACGGCTACTATTGA
- a CDS encoding sugar transporter, which produces MLQKVEFEDDFQPLQEDRSHLLQPAFYWEVFKRRWAYFVLPFATILAVGAAVALLWPPTYVSEGRILVQSQQIPSELVRPTVTSAAQERIQAIQQRTMTRDNLIAIADKFKLFPDKRSLMSPTELVAQVKKHTKIAPVDLQLDFKQRTRAAMENPTIVFSVGFEYGNAAVAAQVANELMTRILNEDLRDRTSRATDTTKFLAREVQRLQAENNALDAKIAQLRVTQGKPASSTGSDQPTTLTQLKSELIQRGALYSERHPVIQSLKRQIEALEKVAAAPAPTSDAATAASLEALVAQQESLQKNLDAASAKLAAARLGENLEKDQQSEKLEIIEQPTAPQEPIKPNRLKVLAMAFAAALFGGAGLAFLVEILDKGIRRSNELLSVVDGHLIISIPYITTTAELRAQRRRIFAFLGLFALVVIGLLIVAYLFLPPLDLLIAKARVGLFR; this is translated from the coding sequence ATGCTGCAGAAAGTTGAATTTGAGGACGATTTCCAGCCGCTGCAAGAGGACCGCAGTCACCTGTTGCAGCCCGCCTTCTACTGGGAAGTGTTCAAACGGCGGTGGGCCTATTTTGTGCTGCCATTCGCCACGATCCTGGCTGTGGGCGCCGCGGTAGCGTTGCTTTGGCCACCAACCTATGTCTCCGAAGGACGAATACTCGTTCAATCGCAGCAGATTCCATCCGAACTGGTCCGGCCTACAGTTACCAGCGCCGCGCAGGAGCGAATCCAGGCCATTCAGCAGCGGACAATGACACGCGACAATCTCATCGCGATCGCCGACAAATTCAAACTGTTCCCGGACAAGCGCTCGCTGATGTCGCCGACCGAGCTCGTCGCGCAGGTCAAGAAGCACACGAAAATCGCGCCGGTCGATCTTCAACTGGACTTCAAGCAGCGGACGCGCGCCGCTATGGAAAATCCTACGATCGTTTTCTCGGTCGGATTCGAATACGGCAATGCTGCGGTGGCTGCGCAGGTAGCCAACGAGTTGATGACGCGGATCCTAAACGAGGATCTTCGAGATCGAACCAGCCGCGCCACGGACACAACGAAGTTCCTGGCCCGAGAGGTGCAGAGGCTTCAGGCGGAGAACAATGCGCTTGATGCCAAGATCGCTCAGTTGCGGGTCACGCAAGGTAAGCCGGCATCGTCAACCGGCTCCGACCAGCCGACAACCCTTACGCAGCTTAAGTCCGAGTTGATTCAGAGGGGCGCGCTGTACTCAGAGCGCCATCCCGTGATCCAGTCCCTGAAGAGGCAGATCGAAGCCTTGGAAAAGGTGGCCGCTGCGCCGGCGCCTACCAGTGATGCTGCAACAGCGGCCAGCCTCGAGGCCTTGGTCGCCCAACAGGAGAGCTTGCAGAAAAATCTCGATGCTGCCTCGGCAAAATTGGCCGCCGCACGGCTCGGCGAGAACCTCGAAAAGGACCAGCAGTCCGAGAAGCTCGAAATCATCGAGCAGCCCACGGCTCCGCAAGAGCCGATCAAGCCCAATCGGCTGAAGGTCCTTGCCATGGCGTTCGCGGCTGCGCTTTTTGGCGGCGCGGGGCTGGCATTTCTGGTCGAAATCCTGGACAAGGGAATCCGCAGAAGCAATGAGCTTCTGTCGGTGGTCGATGGCCATTTGATCATTTCAATTCCCTACATCACGACGACGGCCGAGTTGCGTGCGCAGCGGCGGCGGATATTTGCTTTTCTGGGGCTGTTCGCGCTGGTTGTGATCGGACTGTTGATCGTTGCGTACCTCTTCCTTCCGCCCCTTGATCTCTTGATTGCCAAGGCCAGGGTCGGGCTGTTTCGATAA
- a CDS encoding XrtV sorting system accessory protein, translated as MTTLFDVLTVTCFVALVIAFFQFTERDNRTLLHFMLAGIVFAVANQVGNAGSFYLALILILAGAGYAVLIARR; from the coding sequence ATGACAACGCTTTTTGATGTGTTGACCGTTACCTGCTTCGTGGCTCTGGTGATCGCGTTCTTCCAGTTCACCGAGCGAGACAACCGAACTTTACTGCACTTCATGCTCGCTGGCATTGTATTCGCCGTCGCCAACCAGGTCGGCAACGCCGGTTCGTTCTATCTCGCCCTGATCTTGATTCTTGCTGGCGCTGGTTACGCGGTTTTGATAGCCCGGAGATGA
- a CDS encoding polysaccharide biosynthesis/export family protein — MRILLALLCVAFLTAGAEAQTLKSGDSLSISVLQDPKLDRTVVVDPSGEIAFPLAGHIRARGLTPLALENILKNKLKNNYKDENLDVTVAVIAAPKEIPEDDLKPKIFITGEIIKPGSYVVRQKTTLMQAIALAGGIGPFAAKNRIQVRRKGPGGDETIFMFNYRAYEAGDDLEGNITLRAGDVIMVPERRLFE; from the coding sequence ATGCGAATCTTGCTGGCGCTGCTGTGCGTTGCCTTCCTGACCGCGGGGGCGGAAGCGCAGACCCTGAAATCGGGCGACAGCCTGAGCATTTCGGTCCTGCAGGACCCGAAGCTCGACCGGACGGTTGTCGTCGACCCCTCCGGTGAAATCGCGTTTCCCCTCGCCGGCCATATCAGGGCGCGCGGCCTCACACCATTGGCGCTCGAAAACATTCTCAAGAACAAGCTGAAGAACAACTACAAGGACGAGAATCTCGACGTCACGGTTGCTGTCATAGCCGCTCCTAAGGAGATCCCCGAGGACGACCTGAAGCCGAAGATTTTCATCACCGGCGAGATCATCAAGCCGGGCTCCTATGTGGTCAGACAGAAGACGACCCTGATGCAGGCCATTGCACTGGCCGGCGGCATCGGCCCCTTTGCTGCGAAGAATCGCATCCAGGTGAGACGCAAGGGCCCCGGCGGCGACGAAACAATTTTCATGTTTAACTATCGGGCTTACGAAGCTGGTGACGATTTAGAAGGTAACATCACCTTGCGAGCCGGCGACGTCATCATGGTTCCGGAACGGCGCTTGTTTGAGTGA
- a CDS encoding ExeA family protein, with amino-acid sequence MYEAFYQLREKPFSILPDPDLIYWGKMHSMAFTMLEFGVMNNAGFTVITGEIGSGKTTLVRHLLKKVSPAITIGLISNSPQGRQELLQWILMSLGQPFDGDYPNLFKKLQDFLYGQFANGRRTILIIDEAQNLEPEALEHLRMISNINADKFQILQLILVGQPQLRDLLLAPKLHQFAQRISSDFHLRPLDEREVANYIAFRLQAVGARRPLFTQEACSLIASASGGIPRMINVLCDTALVYGFANDQRVISDQIVRDVIADKQQYSIFPVKKFSRVP; translated from the coding sequence ATGTACGAGGCATTTTATCAACTACGGGAGAAACCTTTTTCAATCCTCCCCGACCCCGACCTGATTTATTGGGGCAAAATGCATTCCATGGCGTTCACGATGCTGGAGTTCGGCGTCATGAACAACGCCGGCTTCACCGTCATTACCGGTGAAATAGGTTCCGGCAAGACGACCCTGGTCCGGCACCTGCTCAAGAAGGTTAGTCCAGCGATCACCATCGGACTGATCTCGAATTCCCCGCAGGGCCGCCAGGAATTGCTGCAATGGATCCTGATGTCGCTCGGGCAACCGTTCGATGGAGATTATCCAAATCTTTTCAAGAAGTTACAAGATTTTTTATACGGTCAATTCGCCAACGGAAGGCGAACCATATTGATCATCGACGAGGCGCAGAACCTCGAGCCGGAAGCGCTCGAACATTTGCGCATGATCTCCAATATTAACGCGGACAAATTTCAGATTCTGCAGCTGATTCTGGTAGGGCAGCCCCAACTGCGCGACCTGCTGCTCGCGCCCAAACTGCATCAGTTCGCGCAGCGGATTTCCTCCGATTTCCACCTGCGCCCCCTCGATGAGCGGGAGGTCGCCAACTACATCGCTTTCCGGCTTCAGGCGGTGGGTGCCCGGCGCCCCCTCTTCACCCAAGAGGCCTGTTCGCTTATCGCGTCTGCGAGCGGTGGAATACCCCGAATGATTAACGTCTTGTGTGACACGGCGCTGGTTTATGGTTTTGCCAACGATCAGCGAGTAATTTCGGATCAGATTGTGCGGGATGTTATTGCAGACAAGCAACAGTACAGCATTTTTCCGGTAAAAAAGTTCTCGCGGGTTCCCTAA
- the xrtV gene encoding exosortase V: MTYSQVIPSAKAGFLGPFLWPALLGASVIAAYAQTVLSLIDGPWQTEQEGHGPLIIAASLWLVWQSREKLRAVETSPAPVTGWLALLGGLVILYLARIQQGLVTFETFSLIPVIVGCVLISAGWPALRVLAFPIGFLIFAVPMPDWLVDAATVPLKVFISNVVTNVLYATGFPVAQNGVMIMIGTYQLLVKDACSGMNSIFALSAIGVFYAYAFRWQQKIRSLFLLAAIIPITIIANFFRVFALVMIAYYLGPDMLDGILHDLTGIGLFVIAVILLFLFDIFLGLCVALVRRLRNRAALATPA; this comes from the coding sequence ATGACATATTCGCAAGTAATACCATCGGCGAAGGCGGGCTTTCTCGGCCCTTTTTTGTGGCCGGCGCTGCTCGGCGCCTCTGTGATTGCTGCCTATGCCCAGACCGTTCTCAGTTTGATTGATGGACCTTGGCAGACGGAGCAGGAGGGGCATGGTCCGCTCATCATCGCGGCCTCGCTCTGGCTGGTCTGGCAATCGCGCGAGAAATTGCGGGCCGTTGAAACTTCCCCGGCCCCCGTCACGGGGTGGCTTGCTCTGCTCGGCGGCCTGGTCATCCTCTATCTGGCCCGGATCCAACAGGGCCTGGTCACCTTCGAAACCTTTTCCTTGATCCCCGTCATCGTCGGGTGCGTCCTGATTTCGGCCGGATGGCCGGCGTTGCGGGTGCTCGCGTTTCCGATCGGCTTCTTGATCTTTGCAGTGCCGATGCCCGACTGGCTGGTCGATGCCGCCACCGTTCCGCTGAAGGTCTTTATTTCGAACGTCGTGACCAACGTGCTCTATGCGACGGGTTTTCCGGTTGCCCAGAACGGCGTCATGATCATGATCGGGACATATCAGCTCCTGGTAAAGGACGCCTGTTCCGGAATGAATTCGATTTTTGCGTTGTCCGCGATCGGCGTTTTTTATGCCTATGCGTTTCGCTGGCAGCAGAAAATCCGAAGCCTGTTCCTTCTCGCGGCCATCATTCCTATTACTATCATTGCAAATTTCTTTCGCGTTTTCGCGTTGGTCATGATCGCTTATTATCTGGGACCTGACATGCTCGACGGAATTCTGCACGATCTTACCGGCATCGGCCTTTTCGTCATCGCGGTTATTCTGCTGTTCCTGTTCGATATCTTTCTGGGCCTTTGTGTTGCGCTGGTGCGCCGTCTCCGCAACCGCGCCGCATTGGCGACGCCCGCCTAG
- a CDS encoding S1 family peptidase — protein MRVPLLYCVLLAVLSQPAYAQGADDTLLPYAVSIHQTPMQSWGPGAGIYLGKGLFITAAHVAGRAWLTRPKIAIAGSEYPTRVVKEGSFEGTDLTLLSVDEELLPVRLRLRRNSICTDPPRPGQEVVTIVPGSAVRSHILSPDRLPARTRSRFSTVIADVARTGNSGSGVFDVKRKCLLGIMSRKISQPHYRPETRKMETRDIAKYFVPASEIAAFLPAHLQL, from the coding sequence ATGCGCGTACCATTGCTCTATTGCGTCCTTCTGGCAGTCCTGTCGCAGCCGGCATATGCGCAAGGCGCTGACGATACGCTGCTGCCATATGCGGTAAGTATTCATCAGACGCCGATGCAGAGCTGGGGGCCGGGAGCCGGCATCTATCTCGGAAAAGGCCTGTTCATCACGGCGGCGCATGTCGCAGGCCGGGCTTGGCTGACGCGACCCAAGATCGCCATTGCCGGCTCCGAATATCCGACTCGTGTTGTTAAGGAAGGCAGTTTCGAGGGAACTGATCTAACGCTGCTATCGGTTGATGAGGAGCTTCTTCCGGTGCGATTGCGGCTTCGGCGAAACTCAATCTGCACCGATCCGCCCAGGCCCGGACAAGAGGTCGTGACCATCGTACCGGGATCTGCCGTGCGCTCCCACATCCTCTCGCCCGATCGGCTGCCGGCTAGAACCCGCAGCCGATTCAGCACGGTGATCGCCGACGTGGCTCGCACCGGCAATTCCGGATCAGGGGTGTTCGATGTCAAACGCAAGTGCCTGCTCGGGATAATGAGCCGGAAAATTTCGCAACCGCATTATCGACCTGAGACCAGAAAGATGGAAACGCGTGATATCGCCAAATACTTTGTACCGGCCTCAGAAATTGCGGCCTTTTTGCCCGCCCATTTGCAGCTCTAG